In the Manis javanica isolate MJ-LG chromosome 14, MJ_LKY, whole genome shotgun sequence genome, one interval contains:
- the LOC140846046 gene encoding olfactory receptor 14A16-like, translated as MKNISVVAEFLLLGFSGPSRLQFLQSGIFVVIYLLALVGNGLIVTIASLDPCLCTPMYFLKNLSLSDVCLMSSTVPKTVANSLTHINSISFSGCVMQVFLVPFAAVAELFLLTAMSIDRYTAICHPLHYELIMNRGQCVHMVTLSWLSSGLISIIHTAGTFSLTYCGPNEIQQFFCDIPQLLAITCSENVTAEIVLILINAVLDLCCFICIIISYIYIFSTVRKIPSTEGRSKAYSTCLPHLVVVVLFLSTAFIAYLKPILGSTSVTDHVLLSFYILLPPSLNPIIYSLRNKAMRAGLEKLITKKLWVREYHFSPRIKALYS; from the coding sequence ATGAAGAATATCTCAGTggtggcagaatttcttcttttgggtttttctggCCCATCGAGGCTTCAGTTTTTACAATCTGGGATCTTTGTAGTCATCTACCTGTTGGCCCTAGTGGGGAATGGCCTCATTGTCACCATAGCATCCTTGGATCCCTGCCTGTGCACTCCCATGTACTTCTTAAAGAATCTGTCCCTTTCTGATGTTTGCCTCATGTCTTCCACTGTGCCCAAAACTGTTGCCAACTCCTTGACCCACATCAATTCCATCTCATTCTCTGGCTGTGTCATGCAGGTCTTCCTGGTGCCTTTTGCGGCAGTGGCAGAGCTGTTCCTGCTCACAGCGATGTCCATTGACCGCTATACTGCCATCTGCCATCCTCTGCACTATGAGCTCATCATGAACAGGGGCCAGTGTGTGCATATGGTGACTCTGTCCTGGCTCAGCAGTGGCTTGATATCCATTATACATACAGCAGGAACCTTTTCCCTAACTTACTGTGGGCCCAATGAAATCCAGCAATTCTTTTGTGACATTCCCCAGTTGTTAGCTATTACTTGCTCAGAGAATGTAACTGCAGAAATCGTGCTCATTCTTATTAATGCAGTCTTGGACTTATGTTGCTTTATCTGCATCATAATCTCATACATATACATCTTCTCCACTGTCAGAAAGATTCCATCCACAGAAGGACGGTCAAAAGCCTATTCCACTTGCCTCCCACACCTGGTAGTGGTTGTACTTTTTCTCTCAACTGCTTTTATTGCTTATCTGAAACCTATCTTAGGGTCTACATCGGTCACCGATCATGTTCTATtatctttctatattttgttgCCGCCTTCCCTTaatcccatcatatacagcctaaGAAACAAAGCCATGAGAGCTGGTTTGGAGAAGCTGATCACTAAGAAGCTCTGGGTGAGGGAATATCATTTTTCTCCAAGAATAAAGGCACTTTATTCTTAA